A genomic window from Aethina tumida isolate Nest 87 chromosome 4, icAetTumi1.1, whole genome shotgun sequence includes:
- the LOC109599671 gene encoding uncharacterized protein LOC109599671, producing the protein MLCRLFFMFIFSVFYATVSGEIVIENFQGGDNTSSWFESSDTIVEDGKSKASFTILESGSHRRAVLFTLLDPQEGGACFAGVKKSVQLNLTGYQNISLNVKSQGQYKGYEFCLRDRGLTGVKAPAYCQFFQAPQQFETIDFPIDDFKPYFEGAVLTNYTQLDRSNVTQLALLAYGGVRLPKEFQQVGVAALEINWIVVF; encoded by the exons ATGTTGTGCcgattgttttttatgtttatttttagtgtgTTTTACGCAACAGTGTCCGG agaaaTCGTGATCGAGAACTTCCAAGGGGGCGACAACACGTCGTCGTGGTTCGAGTCGTCGGACACCATAGTGGAGGACGGAAAGTCCAAGGCGAGCTTCACCATATTGGAGAGCGGCTCGCACCGACGGGCCGTCCTGTTCACCCTGCTGGACCCGCAAGAGGGTGGCGCCTGTTTCGCCGGCGTCAAAAAGTCCGTTCAACTCAACTTAACCGGCTACCAGAACATCTCGCTGAACGTCAAGTCACAGGGCCAATACAAGGGCTACGAGTTCTGTCTGAGGGACCGCGGCCTGACCGGCGTCAAGGCGCCCGCCTACTGCcaattcttccag gcGCCGCAGCAATTCGAGACCATCGACTTCCCCATCGACGACTTCAAGCCGTACTTTGAGGGCGCCGTGCTGACCAATTACACCCAGCTCGACCGTTCCAACGTCACGCAGTTGGCCCTGTTGGCGTACGGTGGGGTGAGGTTGCCGAAGGAATTTCAGCAAGTCGGCGTCGCCGCTTTGGAAATAAATTggattgttgttttttaa
- the LOC109599661 gene encoding uncharacterized protein C05D11.1-like yields MPPVDTTPNISTGNFELLYSLKAYNKIPVSEYISKKTGLTVVIAEVDGPVVNGYFCLVTEAFDDDGLPHTLEHLIFLGSEQYPYKGVLDLLANRCLASGTNAWTDIDHTCYTMETAGSEGFLALMPIFLEHILYPVLTEEGFVTEVHHITAEGEDAGVVYCEMQGRENSAESRLHLTLARNMYPGRCGYSSETGGIMKNLRESTTNEKVRNYHKEFYRPENLKVIITGQVNPADVFKSLEVLEQKILAKGDRGKFERPWQSPIPPVVESKDIVLKYPSDEEDNGLFSMAWRGPSSVTDLYNLTACSLFLKYLTEFSVSPLPKQFVEIPDPYASSVSYNIYENAESCLYLSFQDVPVNKLPEVREKLQEILKLIYEKKDIDMERLHSIINKYKLESLSNIENSPHNSIAFMIIGHMLYGNKKQDLQQRVNPLDDLYKLLKEPKSFWLDLLNKYLIDNKYIAVQCVPSIQEQQDMAKEEKERIEKQVKTLGEAGLKEKGELLSKAIEYNERDPPENMLTSVPIPGITSMNFHSVSRFKSDEENNVLNLTDTPIFTYFDHVKTNFVYIYGLLDTSDIPEDLRVYLPLLLESLLELPIERNGVVIPYEQVVAQLNHDTVAASAGIGLTGGSKRLFRCGNYSNTITVALQVEANNYDIGVNWLKEILYKTIFTADRLKVVAQKMYNSIAQAKRSGRDVVAFLMKALNYIEDSNVQKNSMLVQSKFLTNIIEKLNGEFTEEVIFTFDKLRKLITDPKNVILYCAGNLDILRNVEKPLKNIIPEDVVLTEKQAKLNVTPDYRLIKHESKDTLSGAVIGMGCLESSFFYQSTPTITSYTDPDCPALMLYLQYLIQAEGPMWKQIRGKGFAYGYTMLAKFNEGLLYLVFSRATNALGAYKETVDIVQKQIESKTWDNTLLEAAKSSLIFEIIEEEKTIGNVVDLSVTSYFQGVDYKHNRTLIQLINQVTIDDLNRIGDKYVAKLFDPQQVKTAVVTVPSKVNEIVEGFKQFGLNLQGFPSLEESFLNK; encoded by the exons ATGCCGCCTGTGGACACCACCCCCAACATAAGCACTGGCAACTTCGAATTGCTCTATTCGCTGAAGGCCTACAACAAAATACCGGTGTCCGAGTACATTTCGAAGAAGACCGGTCTGACCGTCGTGATCGCCGAAGTCGATGGGCCTGTTGTCAATGGGTACTTTTGCCTAG TGACCGAGGCGTTTGACGATGACGGTTTGCCGCACACTTTGGAGCACCTCATTTTCCTGGGTAGCGAACAGTACCCATACAAGGGGGTGCTGGATCTGTTGGCCAACCGGTGCCTGGCTTCTGGCACAAATGCCTGGACTGACATAGACCATACTTGTTATACTATGGAAACTGCTGGCAGTGAAGGTTTTTTAGCACTTATGCCTATATTTTTGGAGCACATTTTATATCCCGTTTTGACT GAAGAAGGATTTGTCACAGAAGTGCACCACATCACAGCCGAAGGCGAAGATGCTGGTGTTGTTTACTGTGAGATGCAGGGTAGAGAAAACTCGGCTGAATCCAGATTGCATTTAACCCTGGCCAGGAACATGTACCCAGGAAGGTGTGGTTATTCCTCAGAAACTGGAGGTATCATGAAAAATCTCAGGGAATCAACAACCAATGAAAAA gTGAGGAACTACCACAAAGAGTTTTACAGGCCTGAAAATTTGAAGGTTATAATAACTGGCCAAGTTAATCCGGCAGACGTTTTCAAGTCACTGGAGGTGTTGGAACAGAAAATTCTCGCCAAA GGTGACAGAGGGAAGTTTGAAAGACCATGGCAGTCACCAATTCCTCCAGTGGTAGAATCCAAGGACATTGTCCTTAAGTACCCATCAGATGAAGAGGACAATGGTTTATTCAGTATGGCTTGGAGGGGACCATCTTCAGTCACAGACCTCTACAACTTGACTGCCTGCAGCCTTTTCCTCAAGTACCTGACCGAATTTTCCGTTTCACCTTTGCCCAAACAGTTCGTCGAAATACCTGACCCCTACGCCAGCAGC gtttcttataatatttacgaGAACGCCGAGAGCTGTTTGTACCTTTCATTTCAAGACGTCCCCGTTAATAAACTGCCGGAAGTGAGGGAGAAGCTCCAGGAGATCCTAAAGCTAATTTACGAAAAGAAGGACATCGACATGGAGAGGTTGCACAGCATTATCAACAAGTACAAGTTGGAAAGCTTGAGCAACATCGAAAATAGCCCGCATAACTCCATTGCCTTCATGATTATTGGACACATGCTGTATGGCAACAAAAAGCAAGAT CTTCAACAACGTGTGAACCCCCTGGACGACCTCTACAAACTACTCAAAGAACCGAAATCCTTCTGGCTGGACTTGCTGAACAAATACCTCATTGACAACAAGTATATCGCAGTGCAATGCGTGCCCAGCATCCAGGAACAGCAGGACATGGCCAAGGAGGAGAAGGAACGGATCGAAAAGCAGGTGAAAACTCTCGGCGAGGCTGGACTGAAAGAGAAGGGGGAATTGCTGAGCAAGGCCATAGAGTACAACGAACGTGACCCGCCCGAAAACATGCTGACGTCTGTACCCATTCCCGGGATAACTTCAATGAACTTCCACTCGGTTTCCCGCTTCAAGTCCGACGAGGAGAACAACGTTCTGAACCTGACCGACACGCCAATCTTCACCTACTTCGACCACGTCAAAACCAACTTCGTCTAC ATTTACGGCCTCTTGGACACGTCCGACATTCCGGAAGATCTCAGGGTTTACCTGCCGTTGCTGCTGGAGTCGCTTCTCGAACTGCCGATCGAACGCAATGGGGTGGTCATCCCGTACGAACAGGTGGTCGCCCAGTTGAACCACGACACCGTTGCGGCGAGCGCAGGAATCGGCTTGACCGGAGGGTCCAAACGGCTGTTCAGATGCGGGAACTACTCCAATACGATCACGGTAGCCTTGCAGGTCGAGGCCAACAACTACGACATTGGGGTTAATTGGTTGAAGGAGATTTTGTACAAGACCATTTTCACCGCCGACAGGCTCAAGGTGGTGGCGCAGAAGATGTACAACTCCATTGCGCAGGCTAAGAGAAGCGGCAGGGACGTGGTGGCGTTCTTAATGAAAGCTTTGAACTACATTGAAG ACTCTAACGTTCAGAAAAACAGCATGCTGGTACAAAGCAAGTTCCTGACCAACATAATCGAAAAACTCAACGGGGAATTCACTGAAGAAGTTATTTTCACGTTTGACAAACTGAGGAAACTTATCACTGACCCAAAGAACGTAATTTTGTACTGCGCCGGAAACCTTGACATACTGCGTAACGTTGAGAAGCcactaaagaatattattccTGAAGACGTTGTCCTGACAGAAAAACAAGCAAA ATTAAACGTCACCCCAGACTACAGGCTAATAAAACATGAGAGCAAGGACACACTGAGTGGAGCCGTAATTGGAATGGGATGTCTCGAATCTTCGTTCTTCTATCAGTCAACGCCGACAATCACTTCCTACACTGATCCCGACTGCCCGGCTTTGATGCTGTACCTCCAATACTTAATTCAAGCTGAA GGACCAATGTGGAAGCAAATACGAGGCAAAGGATTCGCCTACGGTTACACGATGCTGGCGAAGTTCAATGAAGGCTTGCTGTACTTGGTGTTCTCGAGGGCCACCAACGCACTAGGTGCCTACAAGGAAACGGTGGACATCGTCCAGAAGCAAATCGAATCGAAAACGTGGGACAACACGTTGTTGGAGGCTGCCAAGAGTTCGCTCATCTTCGAAATCATCGAAGAGGAGAAAACTATTGGTAATGTAGTAGATTTGTCTGTTACTTCATACTTTCAAGGTGTTGATTACAAACACAACAG gacACTCATACAATTGATAAATCAGGTTACAATTGATGATTTGAATAGGATAGGAGATAAATATGTGGCAAAATTGTTTGACCCCCAACAGGTGAAAACTGCTGTTGTGACTGTACCTTCTAAAGTCAATGAAATTGTTGAAGGATTTAAACa GTTTGGTCTTAATCTTCAGGGATTCCCATCATTGGAAGAAagctttttgaataaataa
- the LOC109599663 gene encoding mRNA-capping enzyme, giving the protein MSNRNRNPGPLPARWLHCPRKSFTLIADKFLALKTPLDSRFDDQVPIDCRFPPKMLFDSCKSKKINIGLWIDLTNTDRFYDRNEVEEMGAKYHKLQCRGHGETPSREQTDFFIKLVHNFISKFPLKTIAVHCTHGFNRTGFLIVSYLVERMDCSLDIAMDMFARARPVGIYKGDYIEELYKRYDSIEDMPPPPNLPSWHTESDDTADYTPSTSQEDNSGGRSRGKFGKEVSFMKGVPGVFHVTDRQKAFYLQKKIQNMCKWGNKNFPGSQPVSMDQQNMTLLGIKPYRVSWKADGMRYMMLIDGEDQVYFFDRDNNVFKVERMRFLHLKDLRTHLTNTLLDGEMVIDTVNGEEIPRYLVYDIVRFDDKDVGKLPFYPIRQQCIENEIIKPRYIAIQKGIINKNAEPFSVRKKEFWPITQAHQLLGEKFARTLSHEPDGLIFQPSNEPYVAGTCPDVLKWKPLELNSIDFRLKIAKQEGQGIISTKVGYLFVGQLDRPFGFMKWTKAIKNLDNKIIECKYENGEWKFMRERTDKSFPNSYKTAEAVMESIKNPVTKELLFDYIHRCRFDDDSEIMPPPSKRIHR; this is encoded by the exons ATGAGCAACCGCAACAGAAATCCGGGCCCGTTGCCCGCCCGCTGGTTGCACTGTCCCCGAAAGTCGTTCACGTTGATTGCGGACAAATTTCTGGCCCTCAAGACTCCACTGGACAGCCGGTTCGACGATCAGGTACCAATCGATTGTAGATTTCCCCCGAAAATGCTGTTCGATTCGTGCAAATCGAAAAAAATCAACATAGGACTGTGGATAGATCTCACCAACACCGACAGGTTCTACGACCGGAACGAGGTGGAGGAAATGGGGGCCAAGTACCACAAGTTGCAGTGCCGGGGCCATGGTGAGACGCCGTCGCGTGAACAAACTGATTTCTTCATCAAATTGGTGCACAATTTCATAAGCAAGTTTCCATTGAAAACGATAGCGGTGCATTGTACGCACGGCTTTAACAGGACGGGTTTCCTAATTGTGTCCTATTTGGTGGAGAGAATGGACTGTAGTTTAGACATTGCCATGGACATGTTCGCCAGAGCTAG GCCTGTAGGTATATATAAAGGGGATTACATAGAAGAATTGTACAAACGATATGACAGTATCGAAGACATGCCTCCACCTCCTAACTTACCAAGCTGGCACACCGAAAGTGATGACACAGCAGATTACACCCCCTCAACTTCTCAGGA GGACAACTCAGGAGGCAGAAGCAGAGGTAAGTTTGGCAAAGAGGTCAGCTTCATGAAAGGCGTGCCAGGAGTTTTCCACGTTACGGACAGGCAAAAAGCCTTCTACTTACAAAAGAAGATACAAAACATGTGCAAGTGGGGCAACAAGAACTTCCCAGGCAGTCAGCCTGTGTCAATGGACCAGCAAAACATGACTTTATTAGGAATAAAGCCCTACCGAGTGTCGTGGAAGGCGGACGGCATGCGATATATGATGTTAATCGACGGAGAGGACCAAGTTTATTTCTTTGATAGGGACAACAACGTTTTTAAAGTCGAGAGGATGCGGTTTTTGCATCTGAAAGATCTCAGGACTCATCTCACAAACACTCTGTTGGATGGG GAAATGGTGATTGACACCGTAAATGGAGAAGAAATACCCCGTTATTTGGTTTACGACATAGTCAGATTTGATGACAAGGATGTGGGTAAGCTGCCCTTCTATCCCATACGTCAGCAGTGcatagaaaatgaaataattaagccACGTTATATTGCCATTCAGAAGGGCATCATCAACAAAAATGCGGAGCCCTTCAGTGTGCGGAAGAAGGAATTCTGGCCCATTACACAGGCGCACCAGTTGCTGGGTGAAAAGTTTGCGAGGACTTTGAGCCACGAGCCGGACGGTTTGATTTTCCAGCCATCGAATGAGCCCTATGTGGCGGGCACGTGTCCTGATGTTCTGAAATGGAAGCCGTTGGAGTTGAATTCAATAGACTTCAGGTTGAAGATAGCCAAGCAGGAGGGACAGGGGATAATATCGACGAAAGTTGGTTATTTATTTGTCGGACAGCTCGACAGACCGTTCGGCTTCATGAAGTGGACcaaagcaattaaaaatttggataataaaatcattgagTGCAAGTACGAGAATGGAGAGTGGAAATTCATGAGAGAGAGGACTGACAAGTCATTTCCTAACAGCTACAAAACAGCTGAag CTGTTATGGAAAGTATTAAGAATCCAGTGACCAAGGAGTTACTGTTTGACTATATTCACAGATGTAGGTTCGACGACGACAGCGAAATAATGCCACCGCCTTCCAAAAGGATACACAGATGA
- the LOC109599657 gene encoding beta-lactamase-like protein 2 homolog: MAAVIPAVTKLSSRIIRVLGCNPGCMTLQGTNTYIIGTGKRRILIDTGDADVPQYINHLSSVLKHEKIDLAHIFISHWHHDHIGGLTDVLELNEATKHCQVWKFPRVEDEPTTVPIEELKDGQEFTVEGATLRVMHTPGHTTDHVAFHLLEENAIFSGDCILGEGTAVFEDLHDYMMSLDDILHVQPAIIYPGHGNIIQNPVEKIQFYIKHRLEREEQIMNVLSNNRKQSFGENDLVRMIYHDINEKLIPAAASNVNHHLNKLLKEEKVLKDNNLWQYNETCKSI; encoded by the exons ATGGCCGCAGTCATCCCAGCCGTAACTAAATTGTCTTCGAGGATAATCAGGGTTCTTGGATGCAATCCGGGATGCATGACCCTACAGGGAACCAACACCTACATCATTGGCACGGGAAAAAG GAGAATCTTAATCGACACAGGAGACGCCGACGTCCCACAGTACATAAATCACCTGAGCTCAGTTCTTAAGCACGAAAAGATCGACCTGGCCCACATTTTTATATCCCATTGGCATCATGACCACATTGGGGGTCTGACCGACGTGCTTGAACTTAACGAGGCAACCA AGCACTGTCAGGTTTGGAAGTTCCCGAGGGTCGAGGACGAGCCCACCACCGTCCCAATTGAAGAGCTGAAGGACGGACAGGAGTTCACGGTTGAGGGGGCGACGTTGAGGGTGATGCACACGCCCGGCCACACGACGGACCACGTGGCGTTCCATTTGTTGGAGGAGAACGCGATATTCAGTGGCGACTGTATTTTGGGCGAGGGTACCGCCGTCTTCGAAGACCTGCACGATTACATGATGTCTTTGGACGACATACTCCACGTGCAACCGGCTATTATTTACCCTGGTCACGGTAACATCATACAG AATCCTGTTGAGAAGATCCAATTTTACATCAAACACAGATTGGAGAGGGAGGAGCAGATCATGAATGTGCTGAGCAACAACAGGAAACAATCGTTTGGTGAGAACGATCTGGTGAGGATGATTTATCACGATATTAACGAGAAATTGATCCCGGCTGCCGCCAGCAACGTTAACCatcatttgaataaattgttgaaagaagaaaaagttttaaaagacAACAATTTGTGGCAGTACAACGAAACCTGTAAATCGATTTAA
- the LOC109599658 gene encoding protein D2 — translation MKSSLLIFTLNFALICCGSDVKKAFADNGIPEDVIDVNPKLTLTITYPDDKSVELGNELAPKQVRATPSVKYEGSKDAYYTLIMTDPDAPSRKNPVAREFNHWLVVNIPGSDVEAGETLTAYLGSGPPKDTGLHRYVFYLFQQPGKLDFSGEAKHDKFDGNRKNFSTAKFVEKYKLGEAVAGNFYQAQYDDSVPALHKQIASH, via the exons ATGAAGTCTTcgttgttaatttttacattaaattttgctttaatttgTTGCGGCTCCGACGTCAAAAAG GCCTTTGCCGATAACGGCATACCGGAAGACGTGATCGACGTCAACCCGAAGCTGACGCTGACGATCACCTATCCTGACGACAAGTCGGTGGAGCTGGGCAACGAGCTGGCACCCAAGCAAGTCAGGGCCACCCCCTCGGTTAAGTACGAAGGCTCCAAGGATGCCTACTACACCCTAATAATGACGGACCCGGACGCGCCCAGCAGGAAGAACCCGGTGGCCAGGGAGTTCAACCACTGGCTCGTTGTGAACATCCCCGGAAGTGACGTGGAGGCCGGCGAAACGTTGACCGCCTACCTGGGCTCCGGTCCACCGAAGGATACCGGACTTCACAGATACGTTTTCTATTTGTTCCAGCAGCCCGGCAAGCTGGACTTTTCGGGAGAGGCCAAGCACGACAAGTTCGACGGCAACAGGAAGAACTTCTCCACCGCCAAGTTCGTGGAGAAGTACAAGCTGGGGGAGGCAGTGGCCGGTAACTTTTATCAAGCCCAGTACGACGACTCGGTACCGGCGCTGCACAAGCAAATCGCCTCCCACTGA